From a region of the Mycobacterium sp. SMC-8 genome:
- a CDS encoding AMP-binding protein, with amino-acid sequence MTSSTILSMLHGRASMRPDDIAFTFTDYLDDPGGVPESLTWSQLARRTMNVAAAIRRHGAVGDRAVILAPQGLDYILGFLGAMQAGLVAVPLPLPHRGSTDDRLGPILADTEPAVVLTTAAVADDVADHLTRSPRQAAPTVVEVDAPALAAVGANALETVETVAPQDIPSIAYLQYSSGSTRRPTGVMISHRNLTVNFEQLMRSFFARAPLPPDATLVSWLPFYHDMGLVLGVCAPILCGRRAELTSPVAFLERPARWVRALAENPHAWSSAPNFAFDLAARKTSDDDLAGLDLGGVVGIISGAERVEPATLHRFVDRFAHFNFRDHMMRPAYGLAEATVFVATSTWNEAAPASYFDAAELGAGRVLPCAPRRGPSAGKVTALVEYQVPASPSLRIVDPATRRECPPDVIGEIWVHGDNVAEGYWREPPAGQDVFGAAIVDPSPGTADAPWLRTGDLGFLHDGGLFIVGRIKDLLIIRGRNHYPEDIEATVQAITRGRVAAISVPVRSTEELVTVIELKQPADRDEHATRRLGEVKSEVTAAISNAHGLSVADLVLVPSGSIPTTTSGKIRRAACAEQYRQDQFVRLDA; translated from the coding sequence GTGACCTCGTCGACCATCCTGTCGATGCTGCACGGACGCGCCAGCATGCGCCCCGACGACATCGCCTTCACCTTCACCGACTATCTCGACGATCCGGGCGGGGTGCCCGAGAGCCTGACGTGGTCGCAGCTGGCCCGGCGCACCATGAACGTGGCCGCGGCGATCCGCCGCCACGGCGCGGTCGGTGACCGCGCCGTGATCCTGGCCCCACAGGGGCTGGACTACATCCTGGGGTTCCTCGGCGCCATGCAGGCCGGGCTGGTCGCGGTCCCGCTGCCGCTGCCGCACCGCGGATCCACCGACGACCGGCTGGGGCCGATCCTCGCCGACACCGAACCGGCGGTCGTGCTGACCACCGCGGCGGTCGCCGATGACGTGGCCGACCACCTCACCCGGTCACCGCGGCAGGCGGCGCCGACCGTCGTCGAGGTCGACGCCCCGGCTCTGGCCGCCGTCGGCGCCAACGCCCTCGAAACCGTCGAAACCGTTGCACCGCAGGATATTCCGAGCATCGCCTACCTGCAGTACAGCTCTGGCTCCACCCGTCGGCCGACCGGCGTGATGATCTCGCACCGCAACCTGACGGTGAACTTCGAGCAGCTGATGCGCAGTTTCTTCGCGCGGGCCCCGCTGCCGCCGGACGCCACGCTCGTGTCGTGGCTGCCCTTCTACCACGACATGGGCCTGGTGCTGGGTGTGTGCGCACCGATCCTGTGCGGCCGCCGCGCCGAGCTGACCAGCCCGGTCGCATTTCTGGAGCGGCCGGCCCGCTGGGTGCGCGCGCTGGCCGAGAACCCGCACGCGTGGTCCTCCGCCCCGAACTTCGCGTTCGACCTGGCGGCCCGCAAGACCAGCGACGACGATCTGGCCGGACTGGACCTGGGCGGGGTGGTGGGCATCATCAGCGGCGCCGAACGCGTCGAGCCGGCGACACTGCACCGCTTCGTGGATCGGTTCGCGCACTTCAATTTCCGTGACCACATGATGCGCCCGGCCTACGGTCTGGCCGAGGCGACGGTGTTCGTCGCGACGAGCACCTGGAACGAGGCCGCGCCCGCGTCGTACTTCGACGCCGCCGAACTGGGTGCGGGCCGGGTGCTGCCGTGCGCGCCCCGGCGCGGCCCGTCCGCCGGAAAGGTCACCGCTCTGGTCGAATACCAGGTGCCGGCGTCCCCGTCGCTGCGCATCGTCGACCCCGCGACCCGCCGCGAATGCCCGCCGGACGTCATCGGTGAGATCTGGGTGCACGGCGACAACGTCGCCGAGGGCTACTGGCGCGAACCGCCCGCCGGACAGGACGTCTTCGGCGCCGCGATCGTCGACCCGTCGCCGGGTACCGCCGACGCGCCCTGGCTGCGCACCGGCGATCTGGGCTTCCTCCACGACGGAGGACTGTTCATCGTGGGCCGGATCAAGGATCTGCTGATCATCCGCGGCCGCAACCACTATCCGGAGGACATCGAGGCCACGGTGCAGGCGATCACCCGCGGCCGGGTCGCCGCGATCTCGGTGCCGGTGCGCAGCACAGAGGAGCTGGTCACCGTGATCGAACTCAAGCAGCCCGCCGACCGCGACGAGCACGCCACCCGCCGGCTCGGTGAGGTCAAGAGTGAGGTCACCGCCGCGATCTCCAACGCCCACGGCCTCAGCGTCGCCGATCTCGTGCTGGTGCCGTCCGGGTCGATCCCCACCACCACGAGCGGCAAGATCCGCCGCGCCGCATGCGCCGAGCAGTACCGCCAGGACCAGTTCGTCCGGCTGGACGCCTGA
- the pe gene encoding acyltransferase PE: MKRLLAFGTALTTLGAVGCLGFGIASADENPPPTPPVAGTAPPIGTPGRAYALGGAHVLGIPYDEYIMRTGAEWFPGLDRQIVDYPAGQVQGHTLERLFPGIGAFGDRVAPGLGLDGPSVGESVDVGSPDTIAAIRQGGRGTAIGLSEGAMVLNDVQARLAYDPAAPPPDQLSFAMYGDPVARHAFGESFLTQNFPVGSVVPSLDYRIPPPVESQYDTYQFVSAYDSIADWPDRPDNWISVANAIVGLATGHTAVAFTKPSMVPPQNIRTTVNSRGAKTTTYLIPEEHLPLVLPFKYLGVPKDTLIELDRVLKPYVDSGYSRHDDPLTAPVTVDPVNGYDPAEVTAPATQAAFGGGADPVSQLLSGLQYVLNNPP; the protein is encoded by the coding sequence ATGAAGCGACTACTCGCGTTCGGCACCGCGCTGACCACCCTGGGCGCCGTAGGATGTCTCGGGTTCGGTATCGCATCCGCCGACGAGAACCCGCCACCCACACCGCCCGTCGCGGGTACCGCCCCGCCGATCGGCACGCCGGGCCGGGCCTACGCGCTGGGCGGCGCACACGTGCTCGGTATCCCGTACGACGAATACATCATGCGCACGGGCGCGGAGTGGTTCCCGGGTCTCGACCGGCAGATCGTCGACTATCCCGCCGGTCAGGTGCAGGGCCACACGCTGGAACGGCTGTTCCCGGGCATCGGTGCATTCGGGGACCGCGTTGCGCCCGGACTCGGGCTCGACGGCCCCAGCGTCGGTGAGTCGGTCGACGTGGGCTCGCCCGACACCATCGCCGCGATCCGGCAGGGCGGGCGTGGCACCGCGATCGGACTGTCCGAGGGCGCGATGGTCCTCAACGACGTGCAGGCCCGGCTCGCCTACGACCCGGCCGCTCCGCCCCCGGACCAGTTGAGCTTCGCGATGTACGGCGACCCGGTGGCGCGGCACGCGTTCGGCGAGAGCTTCCTGACCCAGAACTTCCCGGTCGGCAGCGTCGTCCCCTCGCTCGACTACCGGATCCCGCCACCGGTGGAAAGTCAGTACGACACCTACCAGTTTGTGTCCGCGTACGACAGCATCGCCGACTGGCCGGACCGGCCCGACAACTGGATCTCGGTAGCCAACGCGATCGTCGGCCTGGCCACCGGGCACACCGCGGTCGCGTTCACAAAGCCGAGCATGGTGCCGCCACAGAACATCAGGACCACCGTCAACTCCCGGGGCGCGAAGACCACGACGTACTTGATCCCCGAGGAGCATCTTCCGCTCGTGCTGCCGTTCAAGTACCTCGGCGTCCCTAAGGACACGCTGATCGAGCTCGACCGGGTGCTCAAGCCGTACGTGGATTCCGGCTATTCACGGCACGACGACCCGCTGACCGCACCCGTCACGGTCGATCCGGTCAACGGCTACGATCCGGCCGAGGTCACCGCTCCGGCCACCCAGGCCGCGTTCGGCGGCGGCGCGGACCCGGTGTCGCAGTTGCTGTCCGGGCTGCAGTACGTGCTCAACAACCCGCCGTAA
- a CDS encoding GAP family protein, protein MWFPLLLMAVAVSLEPFRIGMTVLMINRPRPALQLLALLGGGFAMGTAVGVVVLFVLRPALDSAHFTLPRVQIVVGAILLLNAALVAVGVLGGGRGDGSSGERFAPLAIRARRLLEGRSLWTAGVAGLGLALPSVDYLAALALIVASGAAAGVQFGALMAFNVVALALVEIPLLCHLIAPDRTRAALSALYGWLRAQGRRGVSVLLAAVGAVLLAVGLTAL, encoded by the coding sequence ATGTGGTTCCCGCTCCTGCTGATGGCCGTCGCGGTGAGCCTGGAGCCGTTCCGGATCGGGATGACGGTGCTGATGATCAACCGGCCGCGGCCGGCCCTGCAGCTGCTCGCGCTCCTCGGTGGCGGTTTCGCCATGGGCACCGCGGTGGGGGTGGTCGTGCTGTTCGTGCTGCGCCCGGCGCTGGACTCGGCGCATTTCACGCTGCCGAGGGTGCAGATCGTGGTCGGAGCGATCCTGCTGCTCAACGCCGCACTGGTGGCCGTCGGGGTGCTTGGCGGGGGCCGCGGCGACGGCAGCTCCGGGGAACGTTTCGCGCCGCTGGCGATCCGGGCCCGCCGGCTGCTGGAGGGCCGCTCCCTGTGGACGGCGGGCGTCGCGGGACTGGGCCTGGCGCTGCCCTCGGTGGACTATCTGGCCGCGCTGGCGCTGATCGTCGCCTCGGGAGCCGCGGCCGGGGTGCAGTTCGGCGCGCTGATGGCGTTCAACGTGGTGGCGCTCGCGCTGGTGGAGATCCCACTGCTGTGCCATCTGATCGCCCCGGACCGTACCCGCGCGGCGCTGTCGGCGCTGTACGGGTGGCTGCGGGCGCAGGGCCGCCGCGGAGTGTCCGTGCTGCTGGCCGCGGTCGGCGCGGTACTGCTCGCGGTCGGGCTCACCGCTCTCTAG
- a CDS encoding flavin reductase family protein, with translation MSSETHPDDKLDPTALRDAFGHFPSGVIAVAAEVDGVRVGLAASTFVPVSLDPPLVSFCVQNSSTTWPKLKDLPYLGISVLGEAHDTAARTLAAKTGDRFAGLETASTERGAVFIHGTSVWLESRIEQLVPAGDHTIVVLQVSDITVNPEVPPIVFHRSTFRRLDA, from the coding sequence ATGAGCTCAGAAACCCATCCGGACGACAAGCTCGACCCGACCGCGCTGCGCGACGCGTTCGGGCATTTCCCGTCCGGAGTCATCGCCGTCGCGGCCGAGGTGGACGGTGTGCGCGTGGGTCTGGCGGCGAGCACCTTCGTGCCGGTCTCACTCGACCCGCCGCTGGTGTCGTTCTGTGTGCAGAACTCGTCGACGACCTGGCCCAAGCTCAAGGATCTGCCTTACTTAGGGATCAGCGTGCTCGGCGAGGCCCACGACACGGCCGCGCGCACGCTGGCCGCCAAGACCGGTGATCGGTTCGCCGGGCTGGAGACGGCGTCGACCGAGCGAGGCGCGGTGTTCATCCACGGCACCAGCGTGTGGCTGGAGAGCAGGATCGAACAACTGGTGCCGGCCGGGGATCACACCATCGTGGTGCTGCAGGTCAGCGACATCACGGTGAATCCCGAGGTGCCGCCGATCGTGTTCCACCGCAGCACGTTCCGCCGGCTGGACGCCTGA
- a CDS encoding succinate dehydrogenase/fumarate reductase iron-sulfur subunit has product MAAYNAQLRVWRGDDTGGGLQDYTVEVNEGEVVLDIIHRLQATQTPDLAVRWNCKAGKCGSCSAEINGRPRLMCMTRMSTFGENEVVTVTPLRTFPVMRDLVTDVSFNYEKAREIPAFAPPKDLQPGEYRMAQEDVNRSQEFRKCIECFLCQNVCHVIRDHEENKQAYAGPRYLMRQAELDMHPLDTHDGRAQEAQDENGLGLCNITKCCTEVCPEHIKITDNALIPMKERVADRKYDPLVWLGDKLFRRP; this is encoded by the coding sequence ATGGCTGCCTACAACGCACAGCTTCGGGTCTGGCGCGGCGACGACACCGGTGGCGGGCTGCAGGACTACACCGTCGAGGTCAACGAGGGCGAAGTGGTGCTCGACATCATCCACCGGCTGCAGGCCACCCAGACCCCGGATCTTGCGGTGCGGTGGAACTGCAAGGCCGGCAAGTGCGGATCGTGTTCGGCGGAGATCAACGGCCGTCCGCGGTTGATGTGCATGACCCGGATGTCAACGTTCGGTGAAAACGAGGTTGTCACCGTCACGCCGCTGCGCACCTTCCCGGTGATGCGCGACCTGGTCACCGACGTGTCGTTCAACTACGAGAAGGCCAGGGAGATCCCCGCTTTCGCTCCACCGAAAGATCTGCAGCCGGGTGAGTACCGGATGGCCCAGGAGGACGTGAACCGCTCGCAGGAGTTCCGCAAGTGCATCGAGTGCTTCCTGTGCCAGAACGTGTGCCACGTGATCCGTGATCACGAGGAGAACAAGCAGGCGTACGCGGGTCCGCGATATCTGATGCGGCAGGCTGAGCTGGACATGCATCCGCTCGACACCCACGACGGCCGCGCCCAGGAAGCCCAGGACGAGAACGGGCTGGGACTCTGCAACATCACCAAGTGCTGCACCGAGGTGTGCCCCGAACACATCAAGATCACCGACAATGCGCTGATCCCGATGAAGGAACGCGTCGCCGACCGCAAGTACGACCCGCTGGTGTGGCTGGGCGACAAGCTGTTCCGGCGGCCATGA
- a CDS encoding fumarate reductase/succinate dehydrogenase flavoprotein subunit codes for MGDLERHEYDVVVIGAGGAGLRAVIEARERGLRVAVVTKSLFGKAHTVMAEGGCAAAMRNVNTKDSWQVHFGDTMRGGKFLNNWRMAELHAQEAPDRVWELETYGALFDRTKDGRISQRNFGGHTYPRLAHVGDRTGLEIIRTLQQKIVSLQQEDKRELGDYDARIRVFHEASITEIIKDGDRVAGAFGYYRETGKFVLFEAPAIVLATGGIGKSYKVSSNSWEYTGDGHALALRAGSGLINMEFIQFHPTGMVWPLSVKGILVTEGVRGDGGVLKNSEGKRFMFDYIPDVFKGQYAETEEEADQWLKDNDSARRTPDLLPRDEVARAINEEVKAGRGTPHGGVYLDIASRMPAEEIKRRLPSMYHQFIELAEVDITKDEMEVGPTCHYVMGGIEVDPDSAGAATPGLFAAGECSGGMHGSNRLGGNSLSDLLVFGRRAGLGAADYVRALDNRPTVSDAALERAEKLALSPFEPKDNAENPYTLHAELQESMNDLAGIIRKQNELEEALVRIAELKKRYQNVVVEGGRIFNPGWHLAIDMRNMLLVSECVAKAALQRTESRGGHTRDDFPQMDPNWRRKLLVCKTVGGGDEPGDPVIPDISVEVELQPPMRPDLLATFELSELEKYFTPEELAEYPQRKG; via the coding sequence ATGGGTGACCTGGAACGGCACGAGTACGACGTCGTCGTGATCGGGGCCGGCGGCGCCGGGCTGCGCGCGGTGATCGAGGCAAGGGAGCGGGGTCTACGCGTCGCCGTGGTGACCAAGTCGCTGTTCGGCAAGGCCCACACCGTGATGGCCGAAGGTGGCTGCGCGGCCGCCATGCGTAACGTCAACACCAAGGACAGCTGGCAGGTGCACTTCGGTGACACGATGCGCGGCGGCAAGTTCCTCAACAACTGGCGCATGGCCGAACTGCACGCTCAGGAAGCACCCGACCGGGTCTGGGAGCTGGAAACCTACGGTGCGCTGTTCGACCGCACCAAGGACGGCCGGATCAGCCAGCGCAACTTCGGCGGGCACACCTACCCGCGGCTGGCCCACGTCGGTGACCGCACAGGCCTGGAGATCATCCGCACGCTGCAGCAGAAGATCGTGTCGCTGCAGCAGGAGGACAAGCGCGAGCTGGGCGACTATGACGCCAGGATCCGGGTGTTCCACGAAGCCTCGATCACGGAGATCATCAAAGACGGCGACCGCGTGGCCGGCGCGTTCGGTTACTACCGCGAGACCGGCAAGTTCGTGCTGTTCGAGGCTCCGGCGATCGTGCTGGCCACCGGTGGCATCGGCAAGTCGTACAAGGTGTCGTCGAACTCCTGGGAATACACCGGCGACGGGCACGCACTGGCGCTGCGCGCCGGCTCGGGGCTGATCAACATGGAGTTCATCCAGTTCCATCCCACCGGCATGGTCTGGCCACTGTCGGTGAAGGGCATCCTCGTCACCGAAGGTGTGCGCGGCGACGGCGGGGTTCTGAAGAACTCCGAGGGCAAGCGCTTCATGTTCGACTACATCCCGGACGTGTTCAAGGGTCAGTACGCCGAGACCGAAGAAGAAGCCGACCAGTGGCTCAAGGACAACGACTCCGCGCGGCGCACCCCTGATCTGCTGCCGCGCGACGAGGTGGCCCGTGCGATCAACGAAGAGGTGAAGGCGGGCCGCGGAACCCCGCACGGCGGTGTGTACCTCGACATCGCGTCGCGCATGCCCGCCGAGGAGATCAAGCGTCGGCTGCCGTCGATGTACCACCAGTTCATCGAGCTGGCCGAGGTCGACATCACCAAGGACGAGATGGAAGTCGGCCCGACCTGTCACTACGTGATGGGCGGTATCGAGGTCGACCCGGACAGCGCCGGCGCCGCCACGCCGGGGCTGTTCGCCGCGGGCGAGTGCTCCGGCGGCATGCACGGCTCCAACCGACTCGGCGGCAACTCGTTGTCGGACCTGCTGGTGTTCGGCCGCCGTGCCGGACTCGGGGCCGCCGACTACGTCCGGGCGCTGGACAACCGGCCGACGGTCTCGGATGCGGCGCTGGAGCGGGCCGAGAAGCTCGCGCTGTCGCCGTTCGAACCCAAGGACAACGCCGAGAACCCCTACACGCTGCACGCCGAACTCCAGGAGTCGATGAACGACCTGGCCGGCATCATCCGCAAGCAGAACGAACTCGAAGAGGCGCTGGTAAGGATCGCCGAGTTGAAGAAGCGCTACCAGAACGTGGTCGTCGAGGGTGGCCGCATCTTCAACCCGGGCTGGCATCTGGCCATCGACATGCGCAACATGCTGCTGGTCAGTGAGTGCGTGGCCAAGGCGGCGCTGCAGCGCACCGAGAGCCGAGGTGGGCACACCCGCGACGACTTCCCGCAGATGGACCCGAACTGGCGTAGAAAGCTGCTGGTCTGCAAGACCGTCGGCGGCGGGGACGAGCCTGGTGACCCGGTGATCCCGGACATCTCGGTCGAGGTCGAGCTGCAGCCGCCGATGCGGCCGGATCTGCTCGCCACGTTCGAGCTTTCGGAGCTGGAAAAGTACTTCACCCCCGAAGAATTGGCCGAGTACCCGCAACGGAAGGGCTGA
- a CDS encoding isocitrate lyase/phosphoenolpyruvate mutase family protein → MTVDELKTRADALLALHQPGNPVVLPTVWDAWSARLATGAGFAALTVGSHPVADSVGKADNEGMTFDDLLTRVAQITAAVDVPVSVDIESGYAEEPARLIDGLLSVGAVGLNIEDTVHSDGGRLRSSREHAELVGALRAAADAAGVRVVVNARTDLFLRQDGDESDRVDRAIARLTEAAAAGADVLYPVGVHPPEVMRRLTSELPLPVNAIASPDRSDPASYGPLGVARISFGPFWQAALAERSKEILARWV, encoded by the coding sequence GTGACCGTTGACGAGTTGAAGACCCGGGCGGATGCGTTGCTCGCGCTGCATCAGCCGGGCAACCCGGTGGTGCTGCCGACGGTGTGGGACGCCTGGTCGGCGCGGCTGGCCACCGGCGCCGGCTTCGCGGCGCTGACCGTGGGCAGCCATCCGGTCGCCGATTCGGTCGGCAAGGCCGACAACGAGGGCATGACGTTCGACGACCTGCTGACCCGGGTCGCGCAGATCACCGCCGCGGTCGACGTCCCGGTGTCGGTCGACATCGAGTCCGGCTACGCCGAGGAGCCGGCCCGGCTGATCGACGGGCTGCTGTCGGTCGGAGCGGTGGGGCTGAACATCGAGGACACCGTGCACAGCGACGGCGGGCGGTTGCGGTCGTCGCGAGAGCACGCCGAACTGGTCGGGGCGCTGCGGGCGGCCGCGGACGCCGCCGGGGTGCGTGTCGTGGTGAATGCCCGCACCGACCTGTTCCTGCGCCAGGACGGCGACGAGTCCGACCGGGTGGACCGCGCGATCGCGCGGCTCACGGAGGCCGCCGCCGCGGGGGCCGACGTGCTGTACCCGGTCGGGGTGCATCCGCCGGAGGTGATGAGGCGGTTGACTTCGGAGCTGCCGCTGCCGGTGAACGCGATTGCGAGCCCGGATCGGTCCGACCCGGCGTCCTACGGGCCGCTGGGGGTGGCGCGGATCAGCTTCGGTCCGTTCTGGCAGGCGGCGCTGGCCGAGCGGTCCAAGGAGATCCTGGCCCGCTGGGTCTGA
- the nirB gene encoding nitrite reductase large subunit NirB — protein MSSTSHVVVVGHGMVGHRFVEALRSRDTANAWRVTVLAEELDAAYDRVGLTGYTEHWERARLALPGNDYSGDDLVDVRLGHRVTGIDRTERTVTTADGTRVHYDALVLATGSYAFVPPIPGRDLPSCHVYRTLDDLDAIYADAVRTRESNGAPVGVVIGGGLLGLEAANALRGFGLQAHVVERSSRLMSQQLDEAGGALLGRMIADLGITVHTDVGTESIRPAQRNRPLRRSEEDDSVRVMLSDGTAIDARVVVFAAGVRPRDELAREAGLAIADRGGVLTDVTCATSDPAIYAIGEVAAIEGRCYGLVGPGYTSAEVVADRLLGGGAEFPEADMSTKLKLLGVDVASFGDAMGTTPDCLDVVVNDAVNQTYAKLVLSDDAKTLLGGILVGDASSYGLLRPMVGEPLPGAPLALIAPSGTDGGGLGVGALPDGAQICSCNNVTKGDLTEAIASGCCDVPALKKCTLAGTSCGSCVPLLKQLLEAEGVEQSKSLCEHFSQSRAEMFELISATEIRTFSGLIERFGTGRGCDICKPTVASILASTSSDHILDGEQASLQDSNDHFLANIQRNGSYSVVPRVPGGDITPEHLILIGEIARDFGLYTKITGGQRIDMFGARVDQLPEIWRRLVDGGMESGHAYGKSLRTVKSCVGSDWCRYGQQDSVQMAINLELRYRGLRAPHKIKMGVSGCARECAEARGKDVGVIATETGWNLYVGGNGGMTPRHAELLAGDLDDETLIRYIDRFLMFYIRTADRLQRTAPWVEEKGLEHLREVICDDSLGLAAEFEDAIARHVSGYACEWKGVLEDPDKLARFVSFVNAPDVPDPTVAFIENAGRMVPAPSTTHIGMPKVGR, from the coding sequence ATGAGCTCTACTTCGCACGTCGTGGTCGTCGGTCACGGCATGGTCGGCCACCGGTTCGTCGAGGCGCTGCGGTCGCGCGACACCGCGAACGCGTGGCGGGTGACCGTGCTGGCCGAGGAACTCGACGCGGCCTACGACCGGGTCGGGCTGACCGGCTACACAGAGCACTGGGAGCGTGCCCGGCTGGCGCTGCCGGGCAACGACTACTCCGGCGACGACCTCGTCGACGTCCGGCTGGGTCACCGGGTGACAGGAATCGACCGCACGGAAAGGACCGTCACCACCGCTGACGGCACCCGAGTCCACTACGACGCGCTGGTGCTGGCCACCGGTTCCTACGCGTTCGTGCCGCCGATCCCCGGACGCGATCTGCCGTCCTGCCACGTCTACCGGACCCTCGACGACCTCGACGCCATCTACGCCGACGCCGTGCGCACCCGCGAAAGCAACGGCGCGCCGGTCGGAGTCGTGATCGGCGGTGGCCTGTTGGGGCTGGAGGCAGCGAATGCGTTGCGCGGCTTCGGGTTACAGGCACACGTGGTGGAGCGCTCGTCGCGGCTGATGTCCCAGCAGCTCGACGAGGCCGGCGGGGCGCTGCTGGGCCGGATGATCGCCGACCTCGGCATCACCGTGCACACCGACGTGGGCACCGAGTCCATCAGGCCCGCGCAGCGCAACCGGCCGCTGCGGCGCAGTGAAGAGGACGATTCCGTGCGGGTGATGCTCAGCGACGGGACGGCCATCGACGCCCGCGTCGTGGTGTTCGCCGCCGGGGTCCGGCCGCGGGACGAGCTCGCGCGCGAGGCCGGCCTGGCGATCGCCGACCGCGGCGGCGTGCTGACCGACGTGACCTGTGCCACCAGCGATCCCGCGATCTACGCGATCGGCGAGGTGGCCGCGATCGAGGGCCGCTGCTACGGGTTGGTCGGGCCCGGGTACACCAGTGCCGAAGTGGTCGCCGACCGGCTGCTGGGCGGCGGGGCGGAGTTCCCCGAGGCCGACATGTCGACCAAGCTCAAACTGCTCGGTGTCGACGTCGCCAGCTTCGGCGATGCGATGGGCACCACGCCGGACTGCCTCGACGTGGTGGTCAACGACGCGGTGAACCAGACCTACGCCAAACTCGTGCTCTCCGACGACGCGAAAACCCTGCTCGGCGGCATCCTGGTCGGTGACGCCTCCTCCTACGGGCTGCTGCGGCCGATGGTGGGCGAACCCCTGCCCGGCGCGCCGCTGGCGCTGATCGCCCCGTCGGGGACCGACGGCGGCGGGCTCGGCGTCGGAGCCCTGCCCGACGGCGCCCAGATCTGTTCGTGCAACAACGTCACCAAGGGCGACCTCACGGAGGCGATCGCGTCCGGCTGCTGCGACGTGCCCGCGCTGAAGAAGTGCACACTGGCCGGCACCTCGTGCGGGTCGTGCGTACCGCTGCTCAAGCAGCTCCTCGAGGCCGAGGGCGTCGAGCAGTCGAAGTCGTTGTGCGAGCACTTCTCTCAATCGCGTGCCGAGATGTTCGAGCTCATCAGCGCCACCGAGATCCGCACCTTCTCGGGGCTGATCGAGAGGTTCGGCACCGGCAGGGGCTGCGACATCTGCAAACCCACGGTCGCGTCGATCCTGGCCTCGACCAGTTCGGACCACATCCTCGACGGCGAACAGGCCTCCCTGCAGGACTCGAACGACCATTTCCTGGCCAACATCCAGCGCAACGGCAGCTATTCAGTGGTGCCGCGGGTGCCCGGCGGTGACATCACCCCCGAACACCTGATCCTGATCGGGGAGATCGCAAGGGATTTCGGGTTGTACACCAAGATCACCGGCGGCCAGCGCATCGACATGTTCGGCGCGCGCGTCGACCAGCTGCCCGAGATCTGGCGCCGGCTCGTCGACGGGGGCATGGAATCCGGTCACGCCTATGGCAAATCGTTACGCACCGTGAAGAGCTGCGTCGGCAGCGACTGGTGCCGCTACGGCCAACAGGATTCGGTGCAGATGGCGATCAACCTGGAACTGCGCTACCGCGGGCTGCGCGCCCCGCACAAGATCAAGATGGGCGTGTCCGGGTGCGCGCGCGAATGCGCGGAGGCCCGCGGCAAGGACGTCGGCGTCATCGCCACCGAGACCGGCTGGAACCTGTATGTCGGCGGCAACGGCGGAATGACACCGCGGCATGCCGAACTGCTGGCCGGCGACCTCGACGACGAGACGCTGATCCGCTACATCGACCGTTTCCTGATGTTCTACATCCGCACCGCGGATCGTCTGCAACGCACCGCACCCTGGGTCGAGGAGAAAGGTCTGGAGCATCTGCGAGAGGTGATCTGCGACGACTCGCTGGGTCTGGCCGCCGAGTTCGAGGATGCGATCGCCCGCCACGTCTCGGGTTACGCGTGCGAATGGAAAGGCGTGCTGGAGGATCCCGACAAGCTGGCGCGGTTCGTGTCGTTCGTCAACGCCCCCGACGTGCCTGACCCCACGGTCGCGTTCATAGAGAACGCCGGCCGCATGGTTCCGGCGCCGAGCACAACACACATTGGTATGCCGAAGGTGGGAAGGTAG
- the nirD gene encoding nitrite reductase small subunit NirD yields the protein MTLLNDVQVWTTACRYDFLIPNRGVGVLLPGGAQAALFRLDDGTLHAIGNIDPFCGAAVMSRGIVGDRAGRAVVQSPIKKQAFAFDDGSCLDDPDHCLPVYETRITPDGDVQIGS from the coding sequence ATGACTCTGCTCAACGATGTTCAGGTCTGGACCACGGCCTGCCGGTACGACTTCCTGATCCCGAACCGCGGCGTCGGTGTGCTGCTGCCCGGCGGCGCTCAAGCCGCGCTGTTCCGCCTGGACGACGGGACCCTGCACGCCATCGGCAACATCGACCCGTTCTGCGGCGCGGCGGTGATGTCGCGCGGCATCGTGGGCGACCGGGCGGGCCGGGCGGTGGTGCAGTCGCCGATCAAGAAGCAGGCGTTCGCGTTCGACGACGGCAGCTGCCTCGATGACCCCGACCACTGTCTGCCGGTGTACGAGACGAGGATCACCCCCGACGGGGACGTCCAGATCGGCTCCTGA